Proteins from one Drosophila gunungcola strain Sukarami chromosome 3R, Dgunungcola_SK_2, whole genome shotgun sequence genomic window:
- the LOC128264037 gene encoding protein TAPT1 homolog isoform X1, translated as MNTSLNSAGGKRQLRFRGDVTGSRVEELHLHQEEIKQKALAQDDVAATPTATQSGPTETCTNTFYDFFKVEMTRGYMLEHDEERYSARRQKIYSFMRIPRDLERFMVYGIMQCADSFLYIHTFLPVRFLMAIWALVSRTFARIFRLRSTGQRLLSPAEICDLLKGVIWMSVTLIMLLVDTNRVYHIIKSQSIIKLYIFYNMLEVGDRLLSAFGQDTIDALFWTATEPKNSKREHFGVLTHVLFTLIYVFLHSGLIMFQATCLNVAVNSNNKGLLTIMISNNFVELKGSVFKKFDKNNLFQLTCSDVRERFHLSVLLFIVVIQTMKEFDWSITQFCVMLPDCFAVLFTEILIDWVKHAFITRFNELPESIYREYTTSLAYDMTQTRQKHAFSDHSDLVARRMGFIPFPLAVVLIKAIYTAVSFENLAAWLLFLLAYLFAMGLRICLTICALGKACKLMKEHQTERNSSTPSSMTNVPVIGAAAPVSTSSMGGASHNNNNNNSIGSKPAQVTTLVTPPSAVNLDVSHNFSRASIASTSTPKKAVSEQELDVTNSLELGATALFSNSDVDLDDVCLNEQVTNTNPGPSIQEVYQEQDLVRSQPDLMLLNDSAGGEASLKAKQTTQRLPKRTHKRSESEPGIPSLVEKGATSGLAGGNQTTQL; from the exons GACCCACAGAGACCTGCACCAACACATTCTACGACTTTTTCAAGGTGGAGATGACTCGCGGCTATATGCTGGAGCACGATGAGGAACGCTATTCGGCGCGGCGGCAGAAGATTTACAGCTTTATGCGCATACCACGGGATCTGGAGCGGTTCATGGTGTACGGGATCATGCAGTGTGCCGACTCCTTCCTCTACATTCACACCTTTCTGCCCGTCCGATTTCTAATGGCCATTTGGGCCTTGGTTTCCCGGACTTTTGCGCGGATTTTTCGCCTTCGCAGCACTGGACAACGCCTATTGTCGCCAGCGGAAATCTGCGATTTGCTCAAGGGTGTCATCTGGATGTCGGTTACGCTTATAATGCTCCTGGTGGATACGAATCGAGTGTACCACATCATAAAGTCGCAGTCAATCATCAAGCTGTACATATTCTATAACATGCTGGAGGTAGGCGATAGGCTGCTGTCCGCTTTTGGTCAGGATACCATCGATGCTCTATTCTGGACGGCCACCGAACCGAAGAATTCTAAGCGGGAACACTTTGGAGTCCTCACACACGTTCTCTTCACGCTAATCTATGTGTTTTTGCATAGCGGACTGATCATGTTCCAG GCCACCTGTTTGAATGTCGCAGTGAACTCCAACAACAAGGGCCTGCTGACCATAATGATATCAAACAACTTCGTTGAGCTCAAGGGATCCGTGTTTAAGAAGTTCGACAAGAACAACCTCTTCCAGCTTACCTGCAGCGATGTGCGGGAGCGCTTCCACCTATCCGTGCTGCTGTTCATTGTGGTGATCCAGACTATGAAGGAGTTCGACTGGAGCATCACCCAGTTCTGTGTGATGCTGCCCGACTGTTTTGCCGTGCTATTTACTGAAATCTTAATTGATTGGGTGAAGCATGCGTTTATCACGAGATTCAATGAGCTGCCGGAGAGCATCTATAGGGAGTACACGACCAGTCTGGCCTACGATATGACCCAGACACGACAGAAGCACGCTTTTTCGGATCACTCGGATTTAGTGGCCCGCCGCATGGGCTTTATACCATTCCCCCTGGCGGTAGTCTTGATAAAAGCAATCTACACGGCGGTTTCATTCGAAAACCTTGCCGCCTGGCTACTCTTTCTGCTGGCCTATCTGTTTGCCATGGGCCTGCGAATCTGCTTGACCATCTGTGCGCTTGGCAAGGCCTGCAAACTGATGAAGGAGCACCAAACAGAGCGGAATAGTTCAACGCCGAGTAGCATGACCAATGTGCCTGTTATAGGAGCAGCTGCCCCTGTCTCGACGTCTTCGATGGGCGGAGCGTctcacaataataataataacaatagcATTGGCTCGAAGCCAGCACAAGTGACCACATTGGTGACACCGCCCAGTGCCGTCAATCTCGATGTGAGTCACAATTTCTCGCGGGCCTCAATCGCCTCCACGTCCACGCCAAAGAAAGCGGTCAGTGAGCAGGAGCTCGATGTTACCAACTCCCTGGAACTGGGTGCCACAGCTCTCTTTTCGAATAGTGATGTGGACTTAGATGATGTTTGCCTCAACGAGCAGGTGACCAACACCAATCCGGGCCCATCCATCCAGGAGGTTTACCAGGAGCAGGACCTGGTGCGCAGCCAGCCGGATCTGATGCTGCTAAACGATTCCGCTGGCGGAGAGGCGAGCCTCAAGGCCAAGCAGACGACTCAGCGGCTGCCCAAGCGAACGCACAAGCGATCCGAGTCGGAGCCAGGCATTCCCAGTCTGGTGGAGAAGGGAGCAACTTCCGGACTCGCGGGCGGCAACCAAACGACACAGCTGTAG
- the LOC128264044 gene encoding GTP-binding nuclear protein Ran-like, whose protein sequence is MELSPSRPRNQTYKCLLLGDSGVGKSTFLRRHATGKFTEQHVPTRGLLVHTVLLQADYQAVALELWDVAGDARHGGLQNGYYFHAKCAIVMFDLSAESSAASVVQWLREVDDICDLQISVVICGNKADLKPMPQKLLYRRHRSIDYCEISARAAWNLDEPLKFLCRRLLNKSNLVLISQPIVKAMPGCLLDEQKIRRRVVDIRKRALPEQNDEMETSTATKSHVIVLN, encoded by the coding sequence ATGGAACTTAGTCCCAGCCGGCCCAGAAATCAGACGTACAAGTGCCTGTTGCTGGGTGATTCTGGCGTAGGCAAGTCCACGTTCCTGCGTCGCCATGCCACCGGAAAGTTCACTGAGCAGCATGTGCCCACCAGGGGTCTCCTCGTCCACACGGTCCTGCTGCAGGCGGACTACCAAGCGGTGGCCCTGGAGCTTTGGGACGTGGCCGGCGATGCCAGGCATGGTGGTCTCCAGAATGGATACTATTTCCATGCCAAGTGCGCCATCGTGATGTTCGACCTGAGCGCCGAATCCTCGGCGGCGAGCGTGGTGCAATGGCTCCGCGAGGTGGACGATATATGTGACCTTCAAATTTCGGTGGTAATTTGCGGTAATAAGGCGGATTTGAAGCCAATGCCACAGAAGTTGCTGTATCGTCGTCACCGTAGCATTGACTACTGTGAAATTTCCGCACGAGCCGCTTGGAATCTTGACGAGCCCCTGAAGTTCCTGTGTCGGAGGCTGCTGAATAAATCCAATTTGGTGCTGATTTCCCAGCCGATCGTTAAGGCAATGCCGGGTTGTCTGCTGGACGAGCAAAAGATTCGACGTCGAGTGGTGGACATAAGGAAGAGGGCTCTTCCGGAGCAGAATGACGAAATGGAAACATCCACGGCCACCAAAAGTCATGTCATCGTCCTAAATTGA
- the LOC128264037 gene encoding protein TAPT1 homolog isoform X2 has product MNTSLNSAGGKRQLRFRGDVTGSRVEELHLHQEEIKQKALAQDDVAATPTATQSETCTNTFYDFFKVEMTRGYMLEHDEERYSARRQKIYSFMRIPRDLERFMVYGIMQCADSFLYIHTFLPVRFLMAIWALVSRTFARIFRLRSTGQRLLSPAEICDLLKGVIWMSVTLIMLLVDTNRVYHIIKSQSIIKLYIFYNMLEVGDRLLSAFGQDTIDALFWTATEPKNSKREHFGVLTHVLFTLIYVFLHSGLIMFQATCLNVAVNSNNKGLLTIMISNNFVELKGSVFKKFDKNNLFQLTCSDVRERFHLSVLLFIVVIQTMKEFDWSITQFCVMLPDCFAVLFTEILIDWVKHAFITRFNELPESIYREYTTSLAYDMTQTRQKHAFSDHSDLVARRMGFIPFPLAVVLIKAIYTAVSFENLAAWLLFLLAYLFAMGLRICLTICALGKACKLMKEHQTERNSSTPSSMTNVPVIGAAAPVSTSSMGGASHNNNNNNSIGSKPAQVTTLVTPPSAVNLDVSHNFSRASIASTSTPKKAVSEQELDVTNSLELGATALFSNSDVDLDDVCLNEQVTNTNPGPSIQEVYQEQDLVRSQPDLMLLNDSAGGEASLKAKQTTQRLPKRTHKRSESEPGIPSLVEKGATSGLAGGNQTTQL; this is encoded by the exons AGACCTGCACCAACACATTCTACGACTTTTTCAAGGTGGAGATGACTCGCGGCTATATGCTGGAGCACGATGAGGAACGCTATTCGGCGCGGCGGCAGAAGATTTACAGCTTTATGCGCATACCACGGGATCTGGAGCGGTTCATGGTGTACGGGATCATGCAGTGTGCCGACTCCTTCCTCTACATTCACACCTTTCTGCCCGTCCGATTTCTAATGGCCATTTGGGCCTTGGTTTCCCGGACTTTTGCGCGGATTTTTCGCCTTCGCAGCACTGGACAACGCCTATTGTCGCCAGCGGAAATCTGCGATTTGCTCAAGGGTGTCATCTGGATGTCGGTTACGCTTATAATGCTCCTGGTGGATACGAATCGAGTGTACCACATCATAAAGTCGCAGTCAATCATCAAGCTGTACATATTCTATAACATGCTGGAGGTAGGCGATAGGCTGCTGTCCGCTTTTGGTCAGGATACCATCGATGCTCTATTCTGGACGGCCACCGAACCGAAGAATTCTAAGCGGGAACACTTTGGAGTCCTCACACACGTTCTCTTCACGCTAATCTATGTGTTTTTGCATAGCGGACTGATCATGTTCCAG GCCACCTGTTTGAATGTCGCAGTGAACTCCAACAACAAGGGCCTGCTGACCATAATGATATCAAACAACTTCGTTGAGCTCAAGGGATCCGTGTTTAAGAAGTTCGACAAGAACAACCTCTTCCAGCTTACCTGCAGCGATGTGCGGGAGCGCTTCCACCTATCCGTGCTGCTGTTCATTGTGGTGATCCAGACTATGAAGGAGTTCGACTGGAGCATCACCCAGTTCTGTGTGATGCTGCCCGACTGTTTTGCCGTGCTATTTACTGAAATCTTAATTGATTGGGTGAAGCATGCGTTTATCACGAGATTCAATGAGCTGCCGGAGAGCATCTATAGGGAGTACACGACCAGTCTGGCCTACGATATGACCCAGACACGACAGAAGCACGCTTTTTCGGATCACTCGGATTTAGTGGCCCGCCGCATGGGCTTTATACCATTCCCCCTGGCGGTAGTCTTGATAAAAGCAATCTACACGGCGGTTTCATTCGAAAACCTTGCCGCCTGGCTACTCTTTCTGCTGGCCTATCTGTTTGCCATGGGCCTGCGAATCTGCTTGACCATCTGTGCGCTTGGCAAGGCCTGCAAACTGATGAAGGAGCACCAAACAGAGCGGAATAGTTCAACGCCGAGTAGCATGACCAATGTGCCTGTTATAGGAGCAGCTGCCCCTGTCTCGACGTCTTCGATGGGCGGAGCGTctcacaataataataataacaatagcATTGGCTCGAAGCCAGCACAAGTGACCACATTGGTGACACCGCCCAGTGCCGTCAATCTCGATGTGAGTCACAATTTCTCGCGGGCCTCAATCGCCTCCACGTCCACGCCAAAGAAAGCGGTCAGTGAGCAGGAGCTCGATGTTACCAACTCCCTGGAACTGGGTGCCACAGCTCTCTTTTCGAATAGTGATGTGGACTTAGATGATGTTTGCCTCAACGAGCAGGTGACCAACACCAATCCGGGCCCATCCATCCAGGAGGTTTACCAGGAGCAGGACCTGGTGCGCAGCCAGCCGGATCTGATGCTGCTAAACGATTCCGCTGGCGGAGAGGCGAGCCTCAAGGCCAAGCAGACGACTCAGCGGCTGCCCAAGCGAACGCACAAGCGATCCGAGTCGGAGCCAGGCATTCCCAGTCTGGTGGAGAAGGGAGCAACTTCCGGACTCGCGGGCGGCAACCAAACGACACAGCTGTAG